The segment ACAGTTGTCATTATGGAAACCCATGTCCACCTTCATAATGTCAAGCTTGTAAGGCGAAATGGGGCCACCATAGCCCATTGAGTGCTCTATCTAGGGGCATCAACATTAAACGCTATGTTCTAGTTCCATCCACAATCTTATTTGTTATATTCAATTCCAATTTTCTGACTGTGAAATACCTGgctttaatcattttttatggCTTGTCTAACATAATCTGAGATCATTAAGAACATTCAAGAAGGAATGCTGAGCAACTCAAATGAATTTGAATATGGAGCATCTAATTAGATTTTTTAGTACCCATGTCCTAAAAAGTCTCAATATGTCTATTTTTCACACTGTAGCAATTTCAACTAACTGATGAAAATGTAAACTGATAGAAGAGCTAGTTAGATAGATAGTTAGTCCACTCTTACATTCATCCTGGAGAGTCCTTTGTTTACTTCCGGAGTCCTCCCTCATTTAGACGTTTCAGGCTCAACTAATACTTTGTTTGTCTTCCCTCGTGTTCTTAGCTTGAATTTTCAGTGATCCTAGACTTATGAAGCTAAGGATCATTtatctaaaaagaaaaataaataaagctaTTTACAAGTTCAGTTTTAGACCAGGATAACCAATGCTATACCCAAGGTTACGAGTAAGGAGCCAAAAGATTGTAATTCCTTTAAGGACTGAACAAGATAGATAAGGGCTATGAATCGATATTTAGAGAAGTGGTATTCTAAAAGAAGAGTTGTAAAgaggaaaatgaagaagaatagaCTTGGCCAGTGTCTGAAGTTTAAGCTTGGAGGGTATTGGTGGCTTTAAGAACTTATTATCTGATATTAGTTAAAAGCAAGGGCTACAACCACATTGAGTCTTTTGGATAGATGAAGGTATACAACATGAATTGTTTTAGAAACAAATGACATAAAAAGGGTCAAGTGTCAACTTGTAGATCTGACACCTCCTGATGGGCCTTGAGAGCTGGGGGCGATCAATTAGCATTGAGTGATCAGGTTCTAGAAACTTAAGTTTCGGAGGAACATCTATAACCTGCCGAACTAAATTAGCAAGGAGTTGAGCAAATTTTTCTAGCTGAAGTATAATGCTTTCAGACTTCGAAGTAGCATTGTTTTGCAATTGATGAAGTTGaaaaaacaattgaaatttAGTGCCCTTTCTTTGAACCAGCACCTCATTATTTACTGCACTGAATGCTATACAGGAAATTCTGCAAATGATCTTGTTGATATCATCAACAAGAACAGAACTGGTCAAAAGCTTCCTCAACTTAGTAATAGTCGTGGACTTGGATGCATAGCCTTGCAATATGCTAAGGAATGCATGGGGAACTGCAGTTCAAGCAAGAGTGTAAATTGTCACCCTTCTGAAGATGACTTCACTGAAATTTTTGCTCCAAACTGTGGTGTCGAGCTTCCCACTTTTGGAACCATATCTGGCTTCATTCTCGGCTGTCAACCAAAGTATCTCGAGCCATTGGAAGCCTTCTCAAATGTACTTGTTCATGACAAAAGAACTCTTTCTCTTTTGAAGAACAAAACTCATACTGAAGTTGGAGTCGGGATAATCAAAGCTCACAAGCACAAAGGACCTTACTTATGGTGCATTTTGTTTAGTAGTAGCCAAAGAAACACCACATTCGTACTTGATAATCTTGGCGAAGGGATTAAGCAGAAGAAAGGATGCTATAGTGGAACCAGCTTCCCTTGCAGCAGAGCACATAGAGACGAAGGTCTTTTTTCGAACAAAATTGGAATTATGGTTCTGCTCTGTGTTTTTATCTTCTTTCAAGAATCCCTTCTCAAACTTCTCTGATATAACTATATATCTCTACTCAACTAAAATTTTGTCTCTCATTTCGCTGAAGCAACCTTGGGCGTCCATTCatgattcattttttaaatttcttatgaCCAGTGTTCATGTTGTATTGCTTTAATCTTCTCTTCTTGCACATCCATTATACCATTCAAAGCACATGAACTTGCTTGTTATTGACATAGACCTAACCACAGCCAGCAAAGAGGGAACATGAATACATGTGAcaatatgtttatgtgttttataCATGCATTACACTGATATGACCTTAACATAATTTCTATTGCCATGTTGTGATAAAGATAGAAGTTCAAATCAATACCAGTTGATGAAGTCCCTACCTATGTGGAAATTGTCTTTTCTCTTATGATCCCTATAGTCATGCTAGTGAATTTCAGAATACTATACATCTAAGTGTTCTGTTTATCATCAATGAGAAAAATCCTCTAGTGGGACTTAGACCTAAGTCCTACCATCTCCAGGCCTTCATAAAATTTATGCAAACTGTCAATGTATGATGATAAGAGTATACTTATGTGACCAAAAGACTATACAATAACAACGACTATGCCTCAATCACGGGTAAGTTAACGTTGCTATATGAATTCACATTGTCCGTTTACGTTTATGCTCATCTCAACCTCTTAAAATAAACATACATTTCTGTATGACCAAAAGTATAACTATAGAGAAATATGGAGCCACCTGATCACAATGAAATGAAAGATTTGGTGATGTACACATACATAGTTGGTCTTACCAAAACCAACAAATGAAAGACATGGGCCAGAGGGCACTCAAAGCAGAAACCATTTGGCAATTACTTTTCAGCATaatatttcttgaaaatattatttttttctctttttttcccaCCTAATATGTTGGATGACTATTGTGCTTTTAGGGACATTAAGTTTGACTTAATCCAATACACGTACAATTTCTAGCTAATTTACCTCTACTAACCTCAAATTAACACTTGTCCATTGAAAAGAAACTTCTATAAATAGCGAATTAACAATATCATTATAACCCCACATAGCACCCTTGGGTGTGGGCTAGCAATTGACAGAAGCAAATTCAAAATCTAAACTTTGAGTTTCGAATTCTAAAACAAggtttttaatattaataattgacTTGTgaatttaacatatatatacaagtcTTCGCCAAAGTAACAAATTAACGCACAATAACATGACACACACAAAGAGATAAACATGAAACGTTCCATGAttctattgatttttttcttttgactagGTGAACAAATCAATGAAAGATAACTTCGATTCATCTAAGGATGTATAAACACTAAAAAGCgagttttttttctatttaatctATGTAGCccttaaataaaatttagaaagaggaaaaaacacctaaaattcgaaagaacaattttttattttttattttgacaaaGAAAAAGTTGGTGGACGAATGTTTGCTTTAGATTTGGCTGCATATTTGAGTCGTTTAATTTATCCacacatttaatttttattccgAGAGAGATTCTTTTGACTGCGTGCATGACAAGTAAATATATTTAGTAGAATTAGTACTAAAGACAGTATCGGTAAAAGTtgctactttttattttttatttaattagatcaactatatttatgttgtttatttatCTAAATCATGAAACAAGTGACCTCAAAATttacatgaaaaaattattcttcttctactactacaaGTATTAATCTTTCTTAAAGCATCTTCttgctttatttttgtttgatcaaCTGTTTTTATCTTTTGTTCTTGTCTCTTTTTGCCTTTTTTTCACACAAGGATATGAGCTAATGCACCAACTAAAAAAGCATTATTCATTGTTAGGAAATATTCCAATATGTTTTCTTGGAAATGTGACTGGTCTTCTAATTTTAATCGGGAGATTACGAATTTGAGTTGTGAAAACAatcttatatcaaaaaaaaaaaataagactgTCTACAATACATCCTTGTGATTCAATCTTTTTCTAAATCATGTGCATAACATGAGCTTAGTGCtaaccttttttttctctcctaCAGGTATGCAATTATGCATTTGTTAAAATAGGataaaaagttatataaattGGTACATTTTAATAAGATTTTAgctatactttttatttattatcatttatagtaatattatgtaaaatttgtaatatgaattaaaagtgaattatgtatgcaatatatatgaattataattgttttttgaaatatattatgttggtttggtaaaaatttggcacattgtattataaatatattaaaatgtgttattcatcattaaaatttgtattatatgtgaatcaTAAATtgtatgtattaaacttgtattataagtgAATAAAACTaatcaaatgaagaaaaaaaattatttctataaatgataaatatttttttattatataacatatttatgtaagttCCCAAAACTTTAAGAATTTACCATGAATTCTAatacttatattttaattttaataaagacGACTcacaacaaaaattaataatagcTACAATTATGTCTCAATTCGAAGCGTTTGTTGTATGACGAATTATCAATATTCATGTTGATCATATTATAATAACTCCACTTAATATAAAAGTTCAATAGGAGTAACATGAGACTAGAGAAAGATTTAagcatcaaaattattttttcaatagttATATGACAGAATATAattttagataaaatatttgccaagttttcttttctttggtaAAATAGTATAAGAGCCCGTTTGGATGAGCTTACAAAAAGAAGTTTTTAAAAactacttttgaaagtgctgaaacttatttttaaaataagtagttatgtgtttgaataaaagtgctgaagttaaaaaaaaaagttgttcatgtgtttggcaaataagtactagtaaacactttttttaatcaaaatgtttgaaatatccttaaaagttgttaacatgataaaagttgattaatttattaataataataatatataataataacaaataataataataataataaataatatgaaaagaataataataataataataataaataataataaaataaataataatatgtaatatataataataataaagaataataatataaaataataaaataataataataatgatatataatattaataacaaataataataataatataataatgtaataataatgtaataataataataacaatatataataataaaaacaagtaataataataataaaataatatgaaaataataaaaataataatataat is part of the Solanum lycopersicum chromosome 1, SLM_r2.1 genome and harbors:
- the LOC101247064 gene encoding uncharacterized protein, with translation MMMVKKLCCFQYFALSSLLLAVLVSSKHHGNSANDLVDIINKNRTGQKLPQLSNSRGLGCIALQYAKECMGNCSSSKSVNCHPSEDDFTEIFAPNCGVELPTFGTISGFILGCQPKYLEPLEAFSNVLVHDKRTLSLLKNKTHTEVGVGIIKAHKHKGPYLWCILFSSSQRNTTFVLDNLGEGIKQKKGCYSGTSFPCSRAHRDEGLFSNKIGIMVLLCVFIFFQESLLKLL